One Rhodothermia bacterium DNA window includes the following coding sequences:
- a CDS encoding elongation factor Tu — protein MAKEKFERTKPHVNVGTIGHVDHGKTTLTAAITTVLAKHTPG, from the coding sequence ATGGCAAAAGAGAAATTTGAACGTACTAAGCCCCACGTAAACGTCGGAACGATTGGGCACGTTGACCACGGTAAAACGACGCTGACCGCAGCAATTACCACCGTATTGGCAAAACATACGCCGGGTG